A genomic stretch from Microplitis mediator isolate UGA2020A chromosome 10, iyMicMedi2.1, whole genome shotgun sequence includes:
- the LOC130675896 gene encoding vesicular glutamate transporter 2.2-like → MGKKIIFHLERRDQHGSVEKRTEKVEMDDAVGWKFWKKRRYVVAIFAFFGFFTSYVLRVNLSIAIVAMTKSSPEDEAEFNWDSKLQGLVLSSFFYGYISTQVIGGWLSARIGGKRVFGIGIAVTALLTLITPPLTRHSVYALVTLRIIEGIFEGVTYPCIHAIWANWAPPLERSKLATLAFAGSSVGTVFAMPVCGIIVEQLGWASSFYIFGAIGLVWFAFWWHIVTDKPEDDPKISQSELDYIKRSLGNSNQQKTISHPWKSMLTSPAVWAIVAAHFSENWGFYTMLTQLPTFMSDVLNFKLEETGFFSAVPYLVMSIVIPCSGQLADYLRSKNILSTTHVRKIFTCVAFLSQTTFMILAGFTTTSTSAVTCLAVAVGLGGFAWSGFSVNHLDIAPQHASVLMGIGNTIATLPGIVSPLITGNIVQNKTAAEWRIVLIIAGTIYLFGAVIYGIFASGERQHWAREKNSDDLKENSISAY, encoded by the exons atgggtaaaaaaatcatcTTCCATTTAGAGAGACGTGATCAGCATGGAAG tgtGGAAAAACGGACCGAAAAAGTCGAAATGGATGATGCGGTAGGTTGGAAGTTTTGGAAAAAACGACGTTATGTTGTTGCGATCTTTgcattttttggattttttacttcatatGTTTTACGAGTTAATTTGAGTATCGCTATCGTCGCAATGACGAAAAGTTCACCAGAG gATGAAGCAGAGTTTAATTGGGATTCAAAGCTCCAGGGGCTTGTTCTCAGCTCATTTTTTTACGGGTACATAAGTACGCAAGTAATTGGAGGATGGCTTAGTGCGCGCATTGGCGGCAAAAGAGTATTTGGAATTGGAATCGCCGTTACCGCGCTCTTAACATTGATCACGCCGCCTTTAACGCGACATAGTGTTTATGCTCTTGTTACTTTGCGGATAATCGAAGGAATATTTGAG GGTGTAACGTATCCATGCATTCATGCCATATGGGCAAACTGGGCTCCACCTTTAGAGAGGTCTAAACTCGCGACCCTCGCATTCGCGGGCAGTTCTGTTGGCACAGTTTTCGCAATGCCAGTATGTGGAATTATAGTTGAACAGTTAGGCTGGGCatcatcattttatatttttggagCCATTGGTTTAGTTTGGTTCGCTTTCTGGTGGCATATTGTCACCGATAAACCAGAAGATGATCCGAAAATATCACAATCTGAGCTTGATTACATTAAAAGATCACTTGGTAACAGTAATCAACAAAAG ACAATTTCGCATCCATGGAAATCAATGTTGACTTCACCAGCAGTTTGGGCAATCGTAGCAGCACACTTCAGCGAAAACTGGGGTTTCTACACGATGCTTACTCAACTGCCGACATTTATGAGCG ATGTACTGAACTTTAAGCTCGAAGAAACCGGATTTTTCTCAGCCGTTCCTTATCTAGTAATGTCTATTGTAATACCATGCTCTGGACAACTCGCTGACTATTTGCGATCGAAAAATATTCTCAGTACTACTCATGTTCGTAAAATATTTACGTGTGTTGCTTTTTTGAGTCAGACTACATTCATGATTCTTGCTGGATTTACAACGACATCGACAAGTGCTGTTACTTGTCTTGCTGTTGCTGTTGGTCTTGGTGGTTTCGCTTGGTCAGGGTTCAG CGTAAATCATTTGGACATTGCCCCACAACATGCGAGTGTTTTAATGGGAATAGGAAATACAATCGCAACTCTTCCTGGTATCGTTAGTCCTTTGATTACCGGTAACATCGTTCAAAATAAG ACTGCTGCTGAATGGAGAATAGTATTGATAATCGCAGGAACAATTTATCTTTTCGGTgctgtaatttacggtattttcGCATCAGGTGAACGTCAACATTGGGCTcgtgaaaaaaatagtgacgATTTGAAAGAAAACAGTATCTCTGCTTATTAG
- the LOC130675895 gene encoding vesicular glutamate transporter 2.1-like, giving the protein MDIKEGNDNLKEHHDYGSVQKKWSEGEEEMDEAVGWKFWKKRRYVVGVLAFFGFFTSYILRVNLSVAIVAMTSSSSGNEAEFNWDSKLQGLVLSSFFYGYISTQLLGGWLSARIGGKRVFGIGIAVTALLTLITPPLTRHSVYVLIALRIIEGIFEGVTYPCIHSIWANWAPPLERSKLATLAFSGSFVGTVFAMPACGIMAERLGWPSVFYIFGAIGLVWFAFWWHIVTDKPEDDPKISQSELDYIKRSLGNSNQQKTISHPWKSILTSPAVWAIVAAHFSENWGFYTMLTQLPTFMSDVLNFKLEKTGFFSAVPYLVMSIVLQCSGHLADHLRSKNILSTTHVRKIFTCGAFLSQTIFMILAGFTATSTSAVTCLAVAVGLGGFAWSGFSVNHLDIAPQHASVLMGIGNTIATLPGIVSPLITGYIVQNKTAAEWRIVLIIAGTIYLIGAVIYGLFASGERQHWAREKNNDDLKAYSNPALDSDSHL; this is encoded by the exons ATGGATATTAAAGAAGGGAACGATAATTTGAAAGAACATCATGACTATGgaag TGTACAGAAAAAGTGGTCTGAAGGAGAAGAAGAAATGGACGAAGCTGTCGGTTGGAAATTTTGGAAGAAACGACGTTATGTTGTTGGAGTGCTGgcattttttggattttttacttcgTATATATTACGGGTTAATTTAAGTGTTGCGATTGTCGCGATGACATCAAGTTCCTCTGGG aatGAAGCAGAGTTTAATTGGGATTCAAAGCTCCAGGGGCTAGTTCtcagttcatttttttacggATACATAAGCACGCAATTACTTGGTGGATGGCTCAGTGCGCGCATTGGCGGCAAAAGAGTATTTGGAATTGGAATTGCAGTTACCGCGCTCTTAACATTGATCACGCCGCCTTTAACGCGACATAGTGTTTATGTTCTTATTGCCTTGCGAATAATCGAAGGAATATTTGAG GGTGTAACGTATCCATGTATTCATTCCATATGGGCAAACTGGGCTCCACCTTTAGAGAGGTCTAAACTCGCGACCCTCGCATTCTCGGGCAGTTTTGTTGGCACAGTTTTTGCTATGCCCGCATGTGGAATTATGGCTGAACGTCTGGGCTGGCCATCAGTATTCTATATTTTCGGAGCCATAGGTTTGGTTTGGTTCGCTTTCTGGTGGCATATTGTCACCGATAAACCAGAAGATGATCCGAAAATATCACAATCTGAGCTTGATTACATTAAAAGATCACTCGGTAACAGTAATCAACAAAAG ACAATTTCGCATCCATGGAAATCAATACTGACTTCACCAGCAGTTTGGGCAATCGTAGCAGCACACTTCAGCGAAAACTGGGGTTTCTACACGATGCTTACTCAACTGCCGACATTTATGAGCG ATGTGCTGAACTTTAAGCTCGAAAAAACCGGATTTTTCTCAGCCGTTCCTTATCTAGTAATGTCTATTGTATTACAATGCTCTGGACATCTCGCTGACCATTTGCGATCGAAAAATATTCTCAGTACTACTCATGTTCGTAAAATATTTACGTGTGGAGCTTTTTTGAGTCAGACTATATTTATGATACTTGCTGGATTTACAGCGACATCGACAAGTGCTGTTACTTGTCTCGCTGTTGCTGTTGGTCTCGGTGGTTTCGCTTGGTCAGGGTTCAG CGTAAATCATTTGGATATTGCCCCACAACATGCGAGTGTTTTAATGGGAATAGGAAATACAATCGCAACTCTTCCTGGTATCGTTAGTCCTTTGATTACCGGTTACATCGTTCAAAATAAG ACTGCCGCTGAATGGAGAATAGTATTGATAATCGCAGGAACAATTTATCTAATCGGTGCTGTAATTTACGGTCTGTTCGCATCAGGTGAACGACAACATTGGGCTcgtgagaaaaataatgacgATTTAAAAGCATACAGTAACCCTGCATTAGATAGTGATTCTCATTTATag